The DNA segment CGCGTTAGAAATATATCTGCATTTCTAAAAGCAAATGTGAGAGATAAATTTAAACCTCATCCCATATTAAAATCATATGATCTTTCATATTGAAGAGAGGGGTAAAAAGCACcaggaaaaacaaaacaaatgaaGACCATGATAGATGGAAAGAATGGTCCAATAATGTTGACTTCAAGGTTCGAATAATGCCATATTGCACAACGGGAGTATGTTTTATTTAGCTGTTTGAAGAATCTTGATAGCTTCTATGTCTCAAACAGCTAAGCCAAAGTGTTTGGTGAATCTCTTTGAGCAACAGCTAATTGCTGTTTTATCCCTAACAGCTGTTGTTTCAAAAAGCCATAGAGTAATCTATCTAAAGGTAAAGACAACTAAATTTCACAGAAGAAATCTAGTGAATAAAAGTTACTACCCAATAATTCCTCTGCTCAAATTCTCTTGCAGTGTTGTGGAATTTCACCTGAGCATAACAAGATAAATATGAGTCTCTTAAAGAAAATGGTAACTTACATTAAGCAAAGGATTCACTCACCTATCACTGGAATTGTATATGAATATGACCACACATTGTAAACCAAAAAAGAACAGTTGTAGGaccataacaaaaaaaaaaaaaaagtggggGAAACTATATAAACAATAATGGAGGAAGAATAACAGTGACAAAgccaattatttttttatgtatttattcTTTTTCCATGAATGTATAAGTCTCTCATCATCTAAAATCTTACAACGACTTGATATCATAACGACATTTTATACTCATAATACAACAAATTTTAACATATGAATTGAATATTTCTCTGATTTATCACCTGAATTCACCTTAGCAAAATGCTGTCTCATTTCATGTCCTGTAAGCCAGATGCTTCTGACAATTCGCTGCCTCTTTATTGGCTATACGCGGATAGAGAAGAACTGGCTCTGCTAAGGTGCTCATTCTGCAACTATTTGtggggaaaagaaaaagagtaacACAAGCAAACACACTGAACTGAATGGAAGCATTTGATCCGCTAAAGCCGACTATCAGATGGAATTTACATGGTGAAATTGAGAACCTATGAGCTGATAGAGAGCTATTTAGCATCTTAAGTAACTTTCTCCTGTAGATTCTACATAACACTCCTTCCAAAATTCTGTTGATCAAGTTGGAATCTTAACTCTCCAAGTTGACTCTGCATATCAGAAACAAGCACATTGCATTACAATTAGCCACTTGTAAACACATTATTCCTGTTCCCTTAGAAAACAAACAATTCATCTTAGCCATAATCATATATTTTATCCCATACTCCATTACCATTAATGTGCCAAAGATCATTGCACACTGACTGAATTGAACAATATACAATCCTGTACAAACCTTTCCTCTTTGAAATCAGAAATGAAGTTCAGCAATTCTAGTGTGCAATAAGCCACTAAAAGCTAAAAATCAAAGCAATTCATCTAAACTAAGCAGGCAATTAAGAAATTGAATGACATAAAACATAAGGAAAACAGAAATAAGATGGAAGAAACGAAATAAACCTTGAAGACAGCCTCAGCTATAAGCTTCCCGGTTTCGATATCTTCCCTTTGACCATCTCGAACCGCCATACAATCTCTCGGCTTCTCGAACAATGAAAGCGAGAACTGTTTAGAAACAACCCCAACATCAAAATAAATAAGCCCGGAACTAGGTACATCGACCCGAATCCCCTTGACCGGAAACCACAAAAACAACTCCTGTGCCGAAATCCCGGACAAAGCTCCGATCTGGCCATAAGTCAAGGTACCAGAGACATTCTTATCATAATGCAATTCATTCTCAAACTTAGCATTACAAGCCTGATCTAAATGGACCTCAAAACGGCCCGTATCGTCAATTATGAAATCCTTAACGCCCTTAGGAAGTAAGCCAATAGGCAATCCATGATTTCTAAGCACATCATAAGCGGAAAGTGAATCTTCCTCTCGCGGATTGACACATGGAATCGAGATTGCgatggagagaagaagaagaagaataacgGAAAGCAAATGCAATAAAGTAATCatctttcctttttgtttttgGGTGCGGTTGTTATCCGCGTGGGTTAGAGCATGAATTTAATGGCAGAAGAGCAAGAAATCTCTGTTTGTTAGTGGGTGAAGAAGTTACAGTGAGGTGAAATGAGAAATAGGGTTTAAGGAGTTGAATTAGAGAGAATATTGTAGAGAAATAGAGAAACAAGGGAAGGGAAAGAAATAATaaggagaagaggaagaaggagaCAGTGTTGCCAGCTTGAGAACAGAGAGGATTAGGAAGAATGATCAATTATTGGTGGTGTGTGGGGCCTACACCAGGAACTGTTAATCCTCTACGGTCAATCTTTTTTGTACTATGTGTCTTATCTGTTGTCCAATGGGCGTATACCATGTGATACGATGGTATTGTTTGGAACATCAAGTGCCACGTGTAAGGTAAAAACACGCGCTGTGCGTGGGATTAGGTCGAGGATGTTGGAACGGGATggagagaagagaagaagattAGTACATGAGGAGAGCGTGACATGGAATGGAAACAAGTGGGTAACGAAAGAAGAAACTGCAAAATGGTTAGTAAATGTGATGGTCTCTCTCTCTGCTCTGACACATGGATCCAAACATGGATTCGCATCTATTCTCCATCATATCaactttcaatctcatcaccaAGAAAAATGCatggttttttttaaatattgctATTAAAAAATATTGGACAAACAAAAGCCTAAAGCACATTGTTACCTTGATTTggtataatatataaatttaattttatagtttttgaaaaaatataaatttacctTCTACCTAAATTACTGTTTGGTAAATAGTTTTTAGCCGATTACATTAGCTATTAACTGATTATTTTTTTGGTTAACTGATTTAACTAACTGATTGTGTAATTTATTTCGTAAAATTTAGGTGATTACTAAgtagttgtttgtgtaaaatgataaataaggaCATGGTAAAGCCTTTATTTAGAGTTAAAAGATAGTAATTATGAATAAAAATGTCCTTCAAAAGATATTGagcaataaactaattgaaaagaTTCATAAAACAAGCTATTTGGATCCAATAAactctttcaatttttttttttcaccaaaaGATAGCTATTAGAGGTTTTACTaatcaaaacctctaaagttgatcaaacctctaattttaccccAAAAAGCTTTTTACCAAAtagggaaaaaaaaatataatcttaAACTTATGCTAACATCTCAATGTTATCTTAGTAGATGATGTGGACATTCCTGCAGCAGGAAACTAGATCCTTTCTCCCATGTTAAATTGGAGTTTCCCGAATTATAATTAGTCAGATTCTCAATAGTGAGGTGATATCAGGATTTATGTGTCTTTATCCTGAACCTACAAAGACCATCGGAGTAAGAAGGACCATCAAATCAAGCTAAATAGAAATACACATTTCTTAAGACAGGTGGACCAATAAGATACTTTTTAAATCCTTCTCGGATCAGGACCCTTCAATCATGCCTAAGATTAAGGTCAACAAAGTTGAAAAGAGTACGAATATAGCAACAATGGCAAGAATGTGCGAAAGTAATACATGGGCCTCATGAGTGATGAATATGTCTATGAACCTATAAGCAGTCAGGTTCTCATACTAGATTCACTCTCAGGTAACCGAAGCCAAGAAACCCAACTCACATGCCATGTTGGGATTCTAGAGGGTGACATTTGGTCCGTACTGGCACTCTTAGATCAAAGGAGTTTTTTTAGTAAGAAGGAGAAACAAGATTAAGGAAATATCAAAGTATCAAACTTACTTTTGAGGTATCATACTCTTTGAAAATAGAGAGTTCCTCAATGGTTATTAATCCTTGAATAGTGGTAGAGCTACCTACCGAAGCTTTAGCCCTCTCCATATTTTTTGCCT comes from the Euphorbia lathyris chromosome 5, ddEupLath1.1, whole genome shotgun sequence genome and includes:
- the LOC136230489 gene encoding uncharacterized protein, with protein sequence MITLLHLLSVILLLLLSIAISIPCVNPREEDSLSAYDVLRNHGLPIGLLPKGVKDFIIDDTGRFEVHLDQACNAKFENELHYDKNVSGTLTYGQIGALSGISAQELFLWFPVKGIRVDVPSSGLIYFDVGVVSKQFSLSLFEKPRDCMAVRDGQREDIETGKLIAEAVFKSQLGELRFQLDQQNFGRSVM